The region CGCCAAGCCGATTTTACGGATAGTAGTATTTACTTCACTCTGTCTGGCAGTGCTACCACTATCTCAATCTCAAGTCATCCACTGGTTAGTTCGTCGATCGCAAATCGAGCCTATTTATACAAAGACTTAGTAACTTACTGCTTAAATTTTGTTGCCAATTCCCTGACGCGAAATTCTATTCAAGTGGGCGACAGTGTGAGTTCAGGAAGTTTTAGCTATGCCGCCCCAACGCTACAACGAGGTGGTGTGGTTCGACTGTCGTTAACCTTAAGCCAAAATGGCGAACAGAGTCATTTTGTGCAGGATGTGCAGGTGCTCAATGTTCCCTAGAAGAAAGAAACAGGCAGGTAACCTCTACATTGTTGCTATATTTGTCATTATGGTGATGGGATTCCTTGCTGCGGCTTTAACCCGAATGGAATGGTCAAATCAAGATTCGCTTTCTCGTGAATTACTTGGCACCAAAGCGTGGTTTGCGGCTAATTCTGTTAATGAAAAAGCGATGACATTGCTTTACCCACTTAATGCGACCAGCAGCGCAGTATCTAGCGCCTGTACAGCATTGGGGAGTAGTTCAGCGGCGGGTATTATGGCGAGTTACGATCAATGCAGTGTTGTCACGACATGTCAAAGTGAAGGCACCTTATCGATTAATAATGCCACCTACTATCGAGTCGAAAGTGCTGTGACCTGTGGTAGCGGTAATTTTAAAGTGCGGCGAGTTCAGGATATTTGGGTTAAGGAGTGAGTAATGAAAGCAGTTCGGCGACTTGTTTTTTTGTGTTTAACTCTACTTCTTTTTTTTAGTGGGGCGGCTCAAGCGCTTAGCTTTACTGCATTTCAATGTCAACAACTTAGGTCTGATAAAGCATTTTCATTACACTACAGTCTGTTCCGGTTATCTGGCTTATTAAATGAGAGCATGGTGGGAATCGATAGATCGGTTGTTTCCTTAAATATATTGCCGCATACCCTTTGGACAACTAGTTCGATTTTATCTGCAGATTTTATTGATCAATCACTAGAATATGGGGTTGAACATCATATTTGGTTAAAGTATGAACCAGTCAACTCTTTAACGTATAGTGGGAGATTAACTTATTATCGTTTAGTTAATAATGTTTGGGTAAAAATCGGCAATACCGTCAATATTAACTTAAAAGGATTATTATCAACCCAGTTAAGTGTTTATGGGATTAATGTTCAAGAGCTAAGTTGTAGTCTAGATAATACTCAGCCTCCAACTCAAAGTACATTTGTAAGACCTGAAGTATGCGATTTATTTCCTGAGCCTGTTCAAAGTTGGATAACCCAAGGTCAATCAAGCTACGCTGGTTATCCAAATAGTCGCCTTAATATTACCAATGATAGTGTAAAAATCGATGGCTGGTCTGGCGCTTATAAAAGAAGTAATACGATAGATATCAATGCTGGTCAAGGAAACGCAAGTTGGAAGGCGCTTCGTGTTGGTTTTGATACTACGGGTGACGACTGGATGGCATGGAACAGAAATGGTGCTAATGTTTGTGATTCTAAAGGATGTTACCCTGGGAACGATGATGGGAAAATTAACGAACGAAAAGTGGCTGCGCCACCGTTAGTTCCTGCCGTTTCTAGTCAGCCGACCCAAGATCTATTTTTAGTTGACTCGAACTCTTCCGATAATCGATTTTATGAAAATTCTTGTGATGTACAACCTGACCAATATTCGCTTTGCATTTACAATCCTCAACGTTCGAGTGATGGTTATATCGATATCTATATTATTAAAAATATTCGCAATTTAGATCTGCTAAAATATGGAAATAATCCAATAAGAGTACATTTTTTTAACGGTATTTATATCGAGCAACTAAATGTACAGTCTGACGTTGCTTTGTATTTCGATAAAAATACCACAGTAACTTTTAATAAATTAATTACCGCAGTTGATACCACACACATCTATTTTGCTTCTTCAGCTTGGATTAATGTTGCAGGCAATGGTGTGGAGGATGATTTTGCTCTTAACAGTCGGGTGGATTTTTATTATGTAGGGGAGGATGACAGTAATTTTCAATATCCGGTAATCTATGGCCCCACTGCGCAATTTCAACTAAAAAGTAAATTATTTAAAGGTTACTTGCTCGCAAAAAACGTTATTCTCGATACCACCATCACAATTCAAGGTGCCGTGACCGCAAATTATTTGGTCATGGTTGAAGCAACGAGGATTGAGTCTCTACCGGGGGGAAATCGATGTGCTGTCCCGATTGACGGTGATAACTATATATTGCAGATTACGCCAAACGAAGATTATTCACTGACTTGTAAAGCGCAAGATGTCACATTTCAGGTGTTTGACGAAGATGGAGCTGCGGCAACCGATTATTCAGGCTATATCGAAGTATCACCTTACACCAATTTAACTGTTGTGACAGGTTCGGGTAGTAATGGAGTATACCAGCCTGACAGCAACGGCCTGTTGGAGCTGAATTTGTCGACTACGAAAGCTCAAGATGTCACTTTATCTGCCTATCTTTCGACACAAACGGATTCTTCGAATACAGTTACGGGAACTTACCATTTCGTTCCTTATCGCTTTGTTGTTGATGATCAACCGGTGATAGCGGACAAACCTACTCAGATTTCTCTCGCTGTTGAAGCTTGTGATGAGCAGAATAATACGATTGATATCGGTTACACAGGAACGCCGAGTTACACTTCCATTTGGAATGCTCCTGAAAATGGAGTTGGATCGTTAACTTTAGATAACCGTACGTTCATTGCTGGCAAAGCGACAGCGATGCTAACGATGGAAGATTCAGGCGTGAAAACGGTTACCTTGGAAGATGGAAATTTTAACTGTGCAGCATTGAATAATGATTGTCCCATCAAAGGTAACGGTACGTTAAAAGGCAGCTTCACCGTTTACTCTCGCCCTTGGACATTCGCAATTTGTCCTTCAGGTACGAATGAGATGGACGGCAATATTACGGATGAAGAGAGTACCGGATTTACCTCCGCAGGTTCATCATTTGCGCTGGTAGTGAAGCCAATTCGATGGCAGAGCAATGGCAGTACGTCAGGAGAGATTGCCAGTGCTTCCTATTGTAGCTCTGCGGTTACTCAAAACTTCTTCTCGACCAATAGCCAGCTTAGCGCAACGGTAGAACTGACTTACAATGTGGCTGAGCCTGATGATGGTGCTGATGGCATATTGAAGAGTGGCGAGAGTACCAGCGTAACGCTGGCTAACGATGCTTCATCGAGTGAGTACAGTTTTTCTGGATTAACTTGGAGTGAAGTGGGCGTGCTGCGCGTTAAAGCCAATACACTGCGTGATGCCGCCGGAACACCAACGCCTTATCTGCAAAACGATCTGTCGATCCAAACCGGTTATCGAGATATTGGTCGTTTCTATCCTGCCTATTTAGCCATTACCACCAACAGTTGGAATTATGCCGATGGGCTTGATGACTTTGCTTATATGGGACAGCCAATCAGTTATGGATTTACTGTTGAAGCGAAAAATTTAAGCGGACAGGCGACAACTAACTACAGCCGCTTTGCCAATGCTTTAAAAGCACAAATGCGATTAGTTGCAGTCGATACGAACAGCGATTACGAGGATATGAGCAGTCGCGTGGCTGACTATAATGATCATTTTTGGTCTGGAACTGATTGGAACTCTGGCGCTGACTTGACCGTAAACCACAGTTTTACTTTTGCTCGGTTAGAGACGTTGCAAAGCCCATTGACTACCAAACCGGATGGTTCATTTACTGCTGGCTTTGGTTTGCAAGTAACGACTGGACCGGATGGCGTTGATTTTCAAGATAATGGCTTAACACATAAGGTTAATGAGGTATTAGTCAGTACAGATAAAGCTTTCCCTCTGCAGCCTGATTTACGTTATGGTCGTTTGGCCTTTTCTGATGTGGGAGGGAACTCAACCTCTAGTGTCAATGTCCCACTATCGGCTCAATATTGGAATGGCAATCAGTTTGTCACTAACACAGATGATTCAGGCAGCCTCCTTTCGATTGATGGGGACAAGGTTTGTAAAAACACCATCTGGCAGAGCCAAGCACAGACATCGAGCTCGCAACTCACAGGAATCACTGGTAATGTGGCCGTTAGTTCTGGCCAAAACCATCAAATTTACGCGCAACCTGATGCGGATTCTGCATTACGAGAACAGGTTCGTTTTTGGATGCGTATAAACGAAAGTTCCCCCCAAGTGAATGAGCAAAATATTGACTGTGGCGGCGCTTATCTTGACCAACCATGGCTACAATTTAATTGGCGTAATGAAGGTGATGAAGATCCATCAACAGTTATTACCTTTGGCGTCTATCGTGGAAATGATCGAGTAATTTATCGCGGAGAACCGGGAATCAATAACTAACGGCGGCAGAGTTTTTCGGGACCGAAGTTAGGAATTTGTTAGAAATTACTTGTTTCGCTCTATGTTTATGCACCAATACCTTGCTGTGATGGCGAGGCGTTGGTACATTTAGAGCAATTTTTTATCTTCTTAATTCTTGCAGGACGAGCGAAGAATATGTTCAAAAAACTTCGTGGCATGTTTTCAAATGACCTATCTATCGATTTAGGTACTGCCAACACTCTTATTTATGTTAAAGGACAGGGCATTGTCCTTGATGAACCCTCTGTGGTCGCTATTCGCCAAGACAAAGGTCGTGGTGGAAAAACTGTGGCAGCGGTCGGTCATGCAGCAAAACAAATGCTAGGACGTACACCAGGCAACATTTCTGCTATTCGTCCAATGAAAGATGGCGTAATCGCTGACTTCTACGTTACCGAAAAAATGCTTCAGCACTTCATCCGTCAAGTGCATGACAACAGCATTTTGAAACCTAGCCCTCGCGTTTTAGTGTGTGTTCCTTGTGGTTCTACTCAAGTTGAGCGTCGTGCAATTCGTGAATCGGCTCTAGGTGCTGGTGCTCGTGAAGTGTATTTGATTGATGAACCAATGGCTGCGGCGATTGGTGCTGGTCTGCGCGTATCTGAACCAACCGGCTCAATGGTGGTTGATATCGGTGGTGGTACGACTGAAGTTGCAGTTATCTCATTGAATGGCGTAGTTTATTCTTCTTCTGTTCGTATCGGTGGTGACCGTTTCGATGAAGCGATTATTAATTATGTGCGTCGTAACTACGGCAGCTTAATTGGTGAAGCGACAGCAGAAAAAATCAAACATGAAATTGGTTCTGCGTATCCTGGTGATGAAGTTCAAGAAATTGAAGTTCGTGGTCGTAACCTTGCTGAAGGTGTTCCACGTAGCTTTACGCTAAACTCAAACGAAATTCTTGAAGCTCTGCAAGAGCCATTAACCGGTATCGTGTCTGCTGTGATGGTAGCGCTAGAACAGTGTCCACCAGAATTAGCGTCTGATATTTCAGAAAACGGCATGGTTCTAACGGGTGGCGGTGCGCTATTGAAAGATCTTGATCGTCTGCTCACTGAAGAAACAGGTATTCCTGTGGTTATCGCTGAAGATCCACTAACTTGTGTTGCTCGTGGCGGCGGTAAAGCTCTCGAAATGATCGATATGCACGGTGGCGATCTCTTTAGCGAAGAGTAATGGCTTGTCAGGAGCTTCACACGTAGGAAGCTCCTGAATCAACTCTGGGATTGTTAAGATGAAGCCTATATTTGGTCAAGGACCATCTCTTCAGCTACGTCTATTCTTCGCTGTCATTGTATCAGCCAGCCTCATGCTGGCTGATAGCCGTTTAGATGCTTTTTCTCATGTGCGTTTTTTGCTTAACAGCTTAGTAGCGCCAATTCAGTATGCTGCGGATTTGCCTCGTTCCCTATTTGATGGGTTTTACGAGCGTGTCAGCTCGCATCAAAATCTGCTTGAATCCAACCAGAAGCTGAAGCAAGAAGTGTTAACTCTCAAAAGTGATTTGATCTTACTGGATCAATATCAAGAGGAAAACAAACGTCTGCGTAAGCTACTGGGATCCTCGTTTGTCAGAGATGAAAAGAAAGTAGTAACGGAAGTTATGGCGGTGGATACTTCCCATTATCGTCATCAAGTGGTGATTGATAAGGGCAGTTTAGATGGCGTATACGAAGGCCAACCGGTGATTAATGAGAAGGGGATTGTTGGGCAAGTAACGTTTGTTGCGGCGCACAACAGTCGCGTTCTACTGTTGATCGACCCGAATAACGCGATTCCTGTACAAAATATCCGTAATGATATTCGCGTCATTGCTTCGGGTAACGGACAAAGTGACGAGATTCAGCTCGAACACATTCCAACCAGTGCTGATTTGCAGGTTGGAGATATGTTGGTGACCTCTGGATTAGGTGGCGTGTACCCTGAAGGGTATCCTGTGGCCTATATTACCAATGTCGATAAAGATACCCGTCGCGAGTTTGCGTCAATTAAAGCGAAACCTGTGGTCGATTTCGATCGATTACGCTATTTGCTGCTGATTTGGCCGAATGAAGATCGTCAGCAAAAGGCAATGCAAGCGGATATTAAGCAAATGCAAGAAGAGGATAAGAGTGACGACGCTAAGTAATGAATGGAAAGGCCGTTGGGTTATCTGGGGGTCTTTTCTCTGCGCATTGATCTTCCAAACAATCCCTTGGCCTGGCTCGCTCGATCTGATTAGACCTTCTTGGCTCCTACTTGTGACCTGTTATTGGGTGTTAGCGCTCCCTCACCGCGTCAATGTGGGAACCGCGTTGGTACTTGGTTTGCTGTGGGACTTGTTGCTGGGTTCCACCTTAGGGATTCGTGGCATGATGATGTCGATCATCATCTATGTAGTGGCGATGAACTTCCTCGTATTAAGAAACATGGCGCTTTGGCAGCAGGCAGTGGTGATCGGCTTACTGACCATGGCATTGGAATTTATGATCTTCTTAGGTGAGTACCTCATTCAAGATGTGGAATTTAATCCTATGTCGCTCTGGAGCGGTGTGATCAGTTGTGTGCTCTGGCCGTGGATGTTTTTGCTATTAAGACGAGTCAGAAGACATTGGCATTTAAAATGAATTCATATCCCCTTGTTTTGGCGTCTGGGTCTCCTAGACGCCGTGAATTATTAGCTCAATTGGGCTATACCTTTGACATTGTGGTTTCTGATGTTGAAGAGCTGCGTCATAGTGGCGAAACTCCGGCTCAGTACGTGGAGCGGTTATCCCGAGATAAAGCGTATGCTGGGATGAAACTCGCGTCTGAGGGGGCGGTGGTTATCGGATCGGATACTATCGTTGTGAAAGGTGACGCTGTATTAGAAAAGCCAAGTGATTTTGCTGATGCAAAACGGATGTTGACTCTATTATCGGGCGATGTTCATCAAGTGATGACGGCTGTCACGGTAGCGCAAGGTCATCACCATGCAACCACCGTTGTGGTTACGGATGTCTGGTTTAAAACCTTATCTGATGATGAGATTGAACAGTATTGGCAGACTGGTGAACCGCAAGATAAAGCCGGAAGCTATGGCATACAGGGCATAGGTGGCCGGTTCGTCACTCGTATAGAAGGCAGTTATTACGCTGTAGTGGGGTTGCCTTTATATGAAACTGATCAATTATTAAAACAAATTACCCATTCACAAAGTCGCTAAACTAGCGGCTTTGTTGTACGTCAATACACGAAATTTATCACCATGTTATGACGTAATTCTTTATTCGCCAAATCATCTAGCCTTCGCTTTATCAGTCATGAACATGATTTGGATTATTTGACTTATTGAGGTTTGCCCATGTGTGCAGAATTGCTTTTAAACGTTACACCGAGTGAGACTCGGGTGGCGATGATTGAAGGCGGTGTCCTTCAAGAGATCCACGTTGAACGTGAAGCGAAACGCGGCATTGTTGGCAATATTTATAAAGGTAAAGTGAGCCGTGTATTGCCAGGCATGCAGGCAGCCTTTGTCGATATTGGTTTAGATAAGGCCGCATTTCTTCACGCTTCTGATATTGTTCCTCACACTGAATGTGTTGCTGAAAATGAAAAGCAGCAGTTTCAAGTGCGTGATATTTCGGAATTAGTTCGTCAAGGCCAAGACATTGTTGTGCAAGTGGTTAAAGATCCACTTGGTACAAAAGGTGCGCGTTTGACAACCGATATTACTTTGCCATCACGTTATCTTGTGTATATGCCTGGCGCAAGCCATGTGGGTGTATCACAACGTATTGAAAGTGAGAAAGAACGCGACCGTTTAAAAGGGGTAGTGGCACAATATTGCGATGAGCATGGCGGTTTTATTATTCGTACTGCCGCTGAAGCAGCGAATGAAAAAGAGTTAGCACAAGACGCCGCTTTCCTAAAACGCCTTTGGACTAAGGTGATGGAGCGCCGCGCCAAATACAAGACTCGCTCTACACTCTATGGTGAACCTGGGTTAGCGCAACGAATTTTACGTGATTTCGTTGCGACCGATATCACTAAAATTCTTGTCGACTCTCGTCAGGAGTTCGAAAATCTGAAAGAGTTCACGTCAGAATTTGTTCCGGAATTGACTGACAAGCTTGAACTGTACGAAGGCGACAAACCTATCTTTGATATGTACGATACTGAAAATGAAATTCAGCGTGCATTGGAGCGTAAAGTTGAGCTGAAGTCAGGTGGCTATTTGATCATTGATCAAACCGAAGCAATGACCACCATTGATATCAACACTGGCGCATTTGTTGGACGCAGAAATTTGGAAGAGACCATTTTCAACACCAACATCGAAGCGACTCAAGCGATTGCCCGTCAGCTTCGTCTGCGTAACCTAGGTGGTATCATTATTATCGACTTTATCGATATGTTGTCGGATGAGCACCGTAAGCGAGTACTAACTTCATTAGATGCTGCGCTGAGTAAAGACCGAGTAAAAACCAACATTAATGGCTTCACTCATCTTGGCTTAGTGGAGATGACTCGTAAACGCACACGCGAAAGTATTGAACATGTTCTCTGTTCTACTTGTCCAACGTGTGAAGGTCGTGGTTCGGTGAAAACCGTTGAAACGGTTTGCTTTGAAATTCTTCGCGAAATTACGCGAGTTAACCGTGCCTACGATGCAGACAAATTCGTCGTTTATGCCTCTCCTGCAGTGGCAGATACTTTGCAAGGGGATGAATCCCATTCACTTGCAGAACTCGAAGTGTTTATTGGTAAAGAAGTTCGTATTCAAGCTGAACCTCTCTACATCCAAGAGCAGTTTGATGTAGTAATGATGTAATAGGACATTGAGTGATCTCGAGATTAACCCGTTTCGGACGGTTTGTGGCTTGGCTTGCAGTCAGCTTATTGGTTATGTTGGCAGTGTTGATCACCTCGTTGCGGGTGCTCCTGCCTCATATGAATCGTTTTCAGGGCGAAATCGAGCAGTGGGTCAACCAACAAACCAATATTCAGTTTGAAATCAAAGATGTGCGTGGTTTCTGGCGAAACACGCACCCCTCCATCGCCTTGCAGGGTGTAACTGCTGATTTCCCAGATAGCTCAGATATCCATTTTTCCTTTGGACAATTGGATATTGAGTTTGACTTGTGGCAATCCATTCTTGAACAAAAGCCAGTCATTGCCGATCTCACCATTCACCAATTAAAGCTGGATGTGCGTTCTGTCGATTGGCAGAAAATTCAGTCTGAAGAAACAACATCGACTATTTCTGAACAAGAAGAGACTCAGCGCCGGATTGTGCAGCGCATTGATAGCCTTTTCCTGCGTCAACTTGATAACTTCTCGTTGCTTGATTCTACGGTGCAATATCGCACCATGAACGGGGACATTAAGCAGTTAGATATAGAAAAATTACGCTGGAATAACCAAGGTAATCAACACTACGCAGAAGGTGTGGTGAGTCTTGCTGATGTGAAGTTGAACTCGCTTTCAGTGCGTGCCAAATTTGAAGATCATGGTTCGCTGCGTGATATTTCCGGTCAGTTTTATGCGGATGCCAAAGGTGTGCAAGTTCGCCCTTGGCTGACTAAGTATGTAAAAGATAAAACGGGTATTAAGAACGGCGTTATCAATTTCAACGCGTGGGTCACTCTTAACCATAATCAGCCAGTCGATGGGTACCTAGAATTACAACCATCAGACCTCTCTTGGCAGGATGAACAAAAAACGCATGATTTGGCACTAGAGTCAGGTATCGTTAATTTGGCTCCTACTCCAAATGGATGGCAGGTAAGTATGCACTCACTTAAAGTGCGTACAGATGACCAGTTATGGCCTGAGTTTGATGCAGCCTTAGATTGGACTCCGCAGAGTTGGCGTTTGAATGTCTCGCAATTGGACATAGGTTCAGTGTTGCCATTGGCACGTCTTTTCTCTGATTCACCACAAACACAATCATTGCTCGGTAAATTGAAACCGAGCGGACGTTTAGAAGATATTCGACTTTCTCGTGGTGATAGCTGGGATTCGTTGCGCTATTCAGCTCGGTTAACGGATGGGGCGATGGCTCAGTGGGCATTGTTACCTGAAGTGCATCATCTACAAGCGTCGATCCAAGGTTCCCTTGCAAAAGCGGATATTCAAGCCTCTTTAAGTGATGACACTTTACCTTATGGTGATGTTTTCCAAGCGCCATTAATCATCCAGCAAGGTGACGTCAATCTTGTTTGGCAGAAACAAGCGGACGGTTGGACACTGTGGAGTGACAAGGTCAACGTCACTACACCGGATCTGAGTGTGAAAGGGGAATT is a window of Vibrio porteresiae DSM 19223 DNA encoding:
- a CDS encoding MSHA biogenesis protein MshP, with protein sequence MFPRRKKQAGNLYIVAIFVIMVMGFLAAALTRMEWSNQDSLSRELLGTKAWFAANSVNEKAMTLLYPLNATSSAVSSACTALGSSSAAGIMASYDQCSVVTTCQSEGTLSINNATYYRVESAVTCGSGNFKVRRVQDIWVKE
- a CDS encoding DUF6701 domain-containing protein is translated as MKAVRRLVFLCLTLLLFFSGAAQALSFTAFQCQQLRSDKAFSLHYSLFRLSGLLNESMVGIDRSVVSLNILPHTLWTTSSILSADFIDQSLEYGVEHHIWLKYEPVNSLTYSGRLTYYRLVNNVWVKIGNTVNINLKGLLSTQLSVYGINVQELSCSLDNTQPPTQSTFVRPEVCDLFPEPVQSWITQGQSSYAGYPNSRLNITNDSVKIDGWSGAYKRSNTIDINAGQGNASWKALRVGFDTTGDDWMAWNRNGANVCDSKGCYPGNDDGKINERKVAAPPLVPAVSSQPTQDLFLVDSNSSDNRFYENSCDVQPDQYSLCIYNPQRSSDGYIDIYIIKNIRNLDLLKYGNNPIRVHFFNGIYIEQLNVQSDVALYFDKNTTVTFNKLITAVDTTHIYFASSAWINVAGNGVEDDFALNSRVDFYYVGEDDSNFQYPVIYGPTAQFQLKSKLFKGYLLAKNVILDTTITIQGAVTANYLVMVEATRIESLPGGNRCAVPIDGDNYILQITPNEDYSLTCKAQDVTFQVFDEDGAAATDYSGYIEVSPYTNLTVVTGSGSNGVYQPDSNGLLELNLSTTKAQDVTLSAYLSTQTDSSNTVTGTYHFVPYRFVVDDQPVIADKPTQISLAVEACDEQNNTIDIGYTGTPSYTSIWNAPENGVGSLTLDNRTFIAGKATAMLTMEDSGVKTVTLEDGNFNCAALNNDCPIKGNGTLKGSFTVYSRPWTFAICPSGTNEMDGNITDEESTGFTSAGSSFALVVKPIRWQSNGSTSGEIASASYCSSAVTQNFFSTNSQLSATVELTYNVAEPDDGADGILKSGESTSVTLANDASSSEYSFSGLTWSEVGVLRVKANTLRDAAGTPTPYLQNDLSIQTGYRDIGRFYPAYLAITTNSWNYADGLDDFAYMGQPISYGFTVEAKNLSGQATTNYSRFANALKAQMRLVAVDTNSDYEDMSSRVADYNDHFWSGTDWNSGADLTVNHSFTFARLETLQSPLTTKPDGSFTAGFGLQVTTGPDGVDFQDNGLTHKVNEVLVSTDKAFPLQPDLRYGRLAFSDVGGNSTSSVNVPLSAQYWNGNQFVTNTDDSGSLLSIDGDKVCKNTIWQSQAQTSSSQLTGITGNVAVSSGQNHQIYAQPDADSALREQVRFWMRINESSPQVNEQNIDCGGAYLDQPWLQFNWRNEGDEDPSTVITFGVYRGNDRVIYRGEPGINN
- a CDS encoding rod shape-determining protein → MFKKLRGMFSNDLSIDLGTANTLIYVKGQGIVLDEPSVVAIRQDKGRGGKTVAAVGHAAKQMLGRTPGNISAIRPMKDGVIADFYVTEKMLQHFIRQVHDNSILKPSPRVLVCVPCGSTQVERRAIRESALGAGAREVYLIDEPMAAAIGAGLRVSEPTGSMVVDIGGGTTEVAVISLNGVVYSSSVRIGGDRFDEAIINYVRRNYGSLIGEATAEKIKHEIGSAYPGDEVQEIEVRGRNLAEGVPRSFTLNSNEILEALQEPLTGIVSAVMVALEQCPPELASDISENGMVLTGGGALLKDLDRLLTEETGIPVVIAEDPLTCVARGGGKALEMIDMHGGDLFSEE
- the mreC gene encoding rod shape-determining protein MreC codes for the protein MKPIFGQGPSLQLRLFFAVIVSASLMLADSRLDAFSHVRFLLNSLVAPIQYAADLPRSLFDGFYERVSSHQNLLESNQKLKQEVLTLKSDLILLDQYQEENKRLRKLLGSSFVRDEKKVVTEVMAVDTSHYRHQVVIDKGSLDGVYEGQPVINEKGIVGQVTFVAAHNSRVLLLIDPNNAIPVQNIRNDIRVIASGNGQSDEIQLEHIPTSADLQVGDMLVTSGLGGVYPEGYPVAYITNVDKDTRREFASIKAKPVVDFDRLRYLLLIWPNEDRQQKAMQADIKQMQEEDKSDDAK
- the mreD gene encoding rod shape-determining protein MreD — protein: MTTLSNEWKGRWVIWGSFLCALIFQTIPWPGSLDLIRPSWLLLVTCYWVLALPHRVNVGTALVLGLLWDLLLGSTLGIRGMMMSIIIYVVAMNFLVLRNMALWQQAVVIGLLTMALEFMIFLGEYLIQDVEFNPMSLWSGVISCVLWPWMFLLLRRVRRHWHLK
- a CDS encoding Maf family protein translates to MNSYPLVLASGSPRRRELLAQLGYTFDIVVSDVEELRHSGETPAQYVERLSRDKAYAGMKLASEGAVVIGSDTIVVKGDAVLEKPSDFADAKRMLTLLSGDVHQVMTAVTVAQGHHHATTVVVTDVWFKTLSDDEIEQYWQTGEPQDKAGSYGIQGIGGRFVTRIEGSYYAVVGLPLYETDQLLKQITHSQSR
- the rng gene encoding ribonuclease G; this translates as MCAELLLNVTPSETRVAMIEGGVLQEIHVEREAKRGIVGNIYKGKVSRVLPGMQAAFVDIGLDKAAFLHASDIVPHTECVAENEKQQFQVRDISELVRQGQDIVVQVVKDPLGTKGARLTTDITLPSRYLVYMPGASHVGVSQRIESEKERDRLKGVVAQYCDEHGGFIIRTAAEAANEKELAQDAAFLKRLWTKVMERRAKYKTRSTLYGEPGLAQRILRDFVATDITKILVDSRQEFENLKEFTSEFVPELTDKLELYEGDKPIFDMYDTENEIQRALERKVELKSGGYLIIDQTEAMTTIDINTGAFVGRRNLEETIFNTNIEATQAIARQLRLRNLGGIIIIDFIDMLSDEHRKRVLTSLDAALSKDRVKTNINGFTHLGLVEMTRKRTRESIEHVLCSTCPTCEGRGSVKTVETVCFEILREITRVNRAYDADKFVVYASPAVADTLQGDESHSLAELEVFIGKEVRIQAEPLYIQEQFDVVMM